A region from the Aquimarina sp. ERC-38 genome encodes:
- a CDS encoding type IX secretion system membrane protein PorP/SprF, which produces MNKQLQIILAFGLLLVSILTYSQQDAQYTQYMYNTISVNPAYAGSRGVMSINGLHRSQWVGLEGAPRTQTVSLHTPIGDNNKVGLGLSVVNDEVGPVNESYIDANFSYTIRTSESGKLAFGLKAGVHLLNIDLQSLSQFNQGDQFFANNIDNKTSPQVGIGLYYHTDKFYAGLSAPNVLETDHFDDSSLSSNSDGISFLAEERINYYLITGYVFHLNDQIKFKPALLSKLVLGAPLQVDVSANFLFYERLILGAAYRWSAALSAMAGFQISDSLMIGFAYDRETTELGNTLFNDGSYEVMLRFELFRKYNRMLTPRFF; this is translated from the coding sequence ATGAATAAACAACTACAGATAATTTTAGCCTTCGGACTACTATTAGTATCCATCTTAACCTATAGTCAGCAAGATGCGCAATATACCCAATATATGTACAATACTATTAGCGTAAACCCTGCATATGCAGGTAGTCGGGGTGTAATGAGTATCAATGGCCTACATCGAAGTCAATGGGTGGGATTAGAAGGCGCTCCCCGTACACAAACTGTATCTTTGCATACTCCTATCGGAGATAATAATAAAGTCGGTTTAGGTTTAAGCGTAGTAAATGATGAAGTTGGTCCGGTTAACGAATCGTACATCGATGCTAATTTTTCTTATACTATTAGGACTTCAGAGTCCGGTAAGTTAGCTTTTGGTTTAAAAGCCGGAGTACATTTATTAAATATTGATTTGCAAAGTTTAAGCCAGTTTAATCAGGGTGATCAGTTTTTTGCTAATAATATTGATAACAAAACCAGTCCTCAGGTTGGGATAGGGCTATACTACCATACGGATAAGTTTTATGCTGGATTAAGTGCCCCTAATGTTTTAGAAACTGATCATTTTGATGATAGTTCCTTATCAAGCAATAGTGATGGAATTAGTTTTCTTGCTGAAGAACGTATCAATTACTATTTGATCACAGGTTATGTATTTCACCTGAACGACCAGATAAAGTTCAAGCCTGCTTTACTTAGTAAATTAGTTTTAGGAGCTCCTCTTCAAGTAGATGTTTCCGCTAACTTTCTGTTTTATGAACGTTTAATTCTAGGTGCTGCTTATCGATGGAGTGCGGCTTTAAGTGCCATGGCTGGATTCCAAATTTCGGATTCTTTGATGATTGGATTTGCATATGATAGAGAAACGACAGAATTAGGTAATACTTTATTTAACGATGGGAGTTATGAAGTAATGCTTCGCTTTGAACTATTTAGAAAATACAATAGAATGTTAACTCCACGATTCTTCTAA
- a CDS encoding OmpA family protein, which produces MKKILQYSLYFIFFTTGFFSTITGQEKRLERAKKQYDKYEYINAQETYLKVVNKGYRSADLFKNLGNSYYFNSEFEEAAKWYKELVDSYPSEVEPEYYFRYAQTLKSAGKYEESDKYMIKFTELKGDDQRAQLFTKEQNYLERIDFQSGRFEIKNIALNTEFSDFGGSFNKKQVVFSSSRDTSIVNSRVHQWNNQPFLDLFIAEFNEENGELTGYREMNGTINTKFHESSGIFTKDGNTLYFTRNNYANGQYKNDQEGTNKLKIFRSYKNANGGWTTPQNLNINSDEFSTAHPALSPDESFLYFSSDRPGGEGFSDIYKVAINSDGSLGEPENLGNRINTPGKDTFPFVSESGDLYFASDGHLGLGGLDIYVTALEPSTTEEGLVVNIGKPVNSRQDDFAFVVDEATKRGLFSSNRDGGKGSDDIYSFLQLEDLKNFCQITMEGLITDADTGDLLSGATVSLLNSENVVVETVITDDTASYSFEGLDCSTSYFVRAEKEEYNTNEKLVTTPGETQTLNQPIAIEKTVKTATIGDDLSKILALNIIYFDFDKYYIREDAKVELAKVVEIMKQYPNMKIDVRSHTDSRGDDAYNLWLSNQRAKATINFIVAQGIDKDRLSGKGYGETELVNECGNGSRCTQEQYELSRRSEFIILD; this is translated from the coding sequence ATGAAGAAAATTTTACAATACTCTTTATATTTTATCTTTTTTACTACAGGATTTTTTAGTACGATTACCGGTCAGGAGAAAAGACTGGAAAGGGCAAAAAAGCAATATGACAAATATGAATATATCAATGCTCAGGAAACGTACTTAAAAGTAGTAAATAAAGGGTACCGTAGTGCAGATCTTTTTAAAAATCTAGGAAATAGTTATTATTTTAATAGCGAATTTGAAGAGGCGGCTAAGTGGTATAAAGAATTGGTAGATTCGTATCCTAGTGAGGTAGAACCTGAGTATTATTTCAGATATGCTCAAACTTTGAAATCAGCAGGAAAGTATGAAGAGTCTGATAAATATATGATCAAATTTACTGAATTGAAGGGAGATGATCAACGCGCTCAATTGTTTACTAAAGAACAAAATTACCTGGAAAGAATTGATTTTCAATCCGGTAGATTTGAAATCAAAAATATTGCCTTAAATACTGAGTTTAGTGACTTTGGTGGAAGTTTTAATAAGAAACAAGTGGTTTTTAGTTCCTCAAGAGATACTTCTATTGTCAATAGCCGGGTGCATCAATGGAATAATCAGCCTTTTTTAGACTTGTTTATAGCAGAGTTTAATGAAGAAAATGGTGAATTAACCGGCTATCGGGAAATGAATGGAACTATCAATACAAAATTCCATGAATCTTCGGGAATATTTACAAAGGATGGTAATACCTTATATTTTACCCGTAATAATTATGCAAACGGGCAGTACAAAAATGATCAGGAAGGAACTAACAAACTAAAAATCTTCAGAAGTTATAAGAACGCAAACGGAGGCTGGACAACTCCGCAAAACCTGAATATTAATAGTGATGAATTTTCTACTGCTCACCCAGCTTTAAGCCCGGACGAAAGTTTTTTGTATTTTTCATCCGATCGTCCCGGGGGTGAAGGTTTTTCGGATATTTACAAAGTTGCTATCAATAGCGACGGAAGTCTGGGAGAACCTGAAAATTTAGGAAATAGAATCAATACACCGGGGAAAGATACTTTTCCTTTTGTAAGTGAAAGCGGAGATCTTTATTTTGCTTCGGATGGGCATCTTGGATTAGGAGGACTAGATATTTATGTTACTGCGCTTGAACCTTCAACAACTGAAGAAGGCTTGGTAGTTAATATTGGAAAACCAGTAAATAGCCGACAAGATGATTTTGCATTTGTAGTAGATGAAGCTACTAAGCGAGGATTGTTTTCATCTAATAGAGATGGAGGAAAAGGAAGCGATGATATTTATAGCTTTTTACAACTGGAAGACTTAAAAAACTTCTGTCAAATTACAATGGAAGGTTTGATTACGGATGCAGATACCGGAGATTTATTATCCGGAGCTACCGTCTCTCTTTTAAACAGCGAAAATGTTGTGGTAGAAACTGTTATAACGGATGATACTGCCAGCTATTCTTTTGAAGGATTGGATTGTTCTACCAGTTATTTTGTAAGAGCAGAAAAAGAGGAGTATAATACCAATGAAAAATTAGTAACTACGCCGGGAGAGACACAAACTTTAAATCAACCGATTGCCATTGAAAAAACAGTTAAGACTGCTACCATTGGTGATGATTTATCTAAGATTCTTGCTCTTAATATTATTTACTTTGACTTTGATAAATATTATATTAGGGAAGATGCAAAGGTTGAACTGGCTAAAGTGGTTGAAATCATGAAGCAATATCCTAATATGAAAATTGACGTTAGATCTCATACGGATAGCCGAGGAGATGATGCATATAACCTATGGTTATCTAACCAGAGAGCAAAAGCGACTATTAATTTTATTGTAGCGCAGGGCATTGATAAAGATCGATTATCCGGTAAAGGATATGGTGAAACAGAATTAGTAAATGAATGCGGTAATGGTTCACGCTGTACTCAAGAACAGTACGAATTAAGCAGACGAAGCGAATTTATTATCCTGGATTAA
- the idi gene encoding isopentenyl-diphosphate Delta-isomerase — translation MEERVILVDENDNEIGTMPKMEAHEKACLHRAFSVFILNEKEEVMLQKRALHKYHSPGLWTNTCCSHQRVGESNLEAGKRRLQEEMGFTTDLTDSISFIYKAPFDNGLTEHEYDHVLIGSYTDNPIINKEEVADWKWMAIDDIRQDIKENPKTYTVWFKIIFEKFDEFITLNNTLDK, via the coding sequence ATGGAAGAGCGGGTAATACTAGTTGATGAAAATGATAATGAGATTGGCACTATGCCAAAAATGGAAGCTCATGAAAAGGCATGTTTGCACCGGGCATTCTCAGTATTTATTCTAAATGAAAAAGAAGAAGTAATGCTACAGAAAAGGGCCTTACATAAATATCATTCTCCGGGCTTATGGACCAATACCTGTTGTAGTCATCAACGCGTAGGAGAAAGCAATCTTGAAGCTGGAAAGCGAAGATTACAGGAAGAAATGGGATTTACTACAGATCTAACGGATAGTATTTCTTTTATTTACAAAGCACCTTTTGACAATGGATTAACCGAGCATGAGTATGATCACGTGCTTATCGGTAGCTATACAGATAATCCCATTATTAATAAAGAAGAAGTAGCAGATTGGAAGTGGATGGCTATAGATGATATACGACAGGACATTAAAGAAAATCCAAAGACATATACAGTGTGGTTTAAAATAATTTTTGAAAAATTTGACGAGTTTATAACTCTTAATAATACATTAGATAAGTAG
- a CDS encoding peroxiredoxin, which yields MANTRIQVGDKAPSFKGVVEEDVIFDTSDLIGKKPFVLYFYPKDFTPGCTKEACQFRDSYEDFTEAGAEVIGVSSDSVKSHEKFKEKHRLPFILLSDLDGAIRKAYGVKSSLFGLLPGRETFVIDQNGIIQMQFNNLNASDHMKKALKIVKKLKD from the coding sequence ATGGCTAATACAAGAATTCAGGTGGGTGATAAAGCGCCGTCTTTTAAAGGAGTGGTAGAAGAAGATGTTATTTTTGACACATCAGACCTGATCGGTAAAAAGCCTTTTGTTTTATATTTTTATCCTAAGGATTTTACCCCAGGTTGTACAAAAGAAGCCTGTCAGTTTAGAGATAGTTACGAAGACTTTACAGAAGCCGGTGCCGAAGTTATAGGAGTTAGCAGTGACTCGGTAAAATCACATGAAAAATTTAAAGAAAAACACCGACTGCCTTTTATCTTATTATCAGACTTAGATGGTGCTATTAGAAAAGCTTATGGGGTTAAATCCAGTTTATTCGGTTTATTACCCGGTAGAGAAACTTTTGTTATTGACCAAAATGGAATTATACAAATGCAATTTAATAACTTGAATGCTTCTGATCATATGAAGAAGGCGCTTAAAATTGTTAAAAAACTTAAAGATTAA